One Nitrospirota bacterium DNA window includes the following coding sequences:
- a CDS encoding isoprenylcysteine carboxylmethyltransferase family protein, translating to MPWHEAVALVAAVFLAFGFVHSACVTSAVKGLVARLLGERLVRGWYRFLYNAFGFLTTALAVYLIVLIPDARLWTAPLALRIPMHALQLLGAYVGLRAFDIFDTAEFMGLRQALAYVRGRHIEGDIEGIRINRLVTTGIYGLTRNPMYLGGILLFTFNPYVTRNWLTVSALADLYFIMGAFVEERRLLSRFGEEYDRYKKRVPLLLPRPRDVLRHLKGGGRKAGG from the coding sequence GTGCCCTGGCATGAGGCGGTCGCCCTGGTGGCAGCCGTGTTTCTGGCCTTCGGCTTTGTCCACAGCGCCTGCGTCACCTCGGCCGTCAAGGGCCTCGTGGCCCGCCTCCTGGGAGAGCGGCTCGTGCGGGGATGGTACCGGTTTCTCTATAACGCCTTTGGCTTCCTTACCACGGCCCTGGCCGTCTATCTTATCGTTCTTATCCCCGACGCGCGCCTCTGGACGGCACCCCTCGCCCTTCGCATCCCCATGCACGCCCTCCAGCTCCTGGGTGCATACGTCGGCCTCAGGGCTTTCGATATCTTCGATACGGCGGAGTTCATGGGGCTCAGGCAGGCCCTGGCCTACGTTCGGGGCAGGCACATAGAGGGCGACATCGAGGGGATACGCATAAACCGGCTGGTGACCACCGGGATATACGGACTTACCAGAAACCCCATGTACCTGGGGGGAATCCTGCTTTTCACCTTCAACCCCTACGTCACCCGGAACTGGCTCACCGTGAGCGCCCTGGCCGACCTGTACTTCATCATGGGCGCATTCGTGGAGGAGAGGCGCCTTCTCTCGCGCTTCGGGGAGGAGTACGACCGGTACAAAAAGCGGGTGCCCCTGCTTCTGCCCCGGCCCCGGGACGTGCTCCGGCACCTGAAAGGAGGCGGTCGGAAGGCCGGGGGATAA
- a CDS encoding glycosyltransferase, translating to MVQEGGQEPFISVIIPNRNGMQSIAKCLAAVCSSHYPRYEVIVADDCSDDGSRAVIEAYPVQLVRLPARGGASAARNAGARHARGDILFFIDADCVVRPETLAVAARCRAQHPEAVVGGTYTPVPHDTGFYSMFQSVFVHYSETKRAEPDYVATHALLIGKELFLTSGGFDERFLPILEDVEFSHRLRRRGVPLLMCPGLLVEHIFGFTLSGSLRNAFRKARYWSIYSLANRDLLTDSGTASLELKANSLAWALSLVLLALGVTAGSGYALLALLAVCGANLAINRGFASALFRTGGRAFGLKALLYYTALYPLAVVAGGLTGLLWRR from the coding sequence ATGGTGCAGGAAGGCGGGCAGGAGCCCTTTATCTCGGTCATCATCCCCAACCGAAATGGGATGCAGAGCATAGCAAAATGTCTCGCCGCCGTCTGCTCCTCGCACTATCCCCGCTATGAGGTCATCGTCGCCGACGACTGCTCCGATGACGGCTCCAGAGCCGTCATTGAGGCATATCCCGTCCAGCTTGTGCGGCTTCCCGCACGGGGGGGCGCCTCCGCCGCCCGGAACGCCGGAGCCCGGCACGCCCGGGGTGATATCCTCTTTTTCATAGACGCCGACTGCGTCGTCAGGCCCGAGACACTGGCCGTTGCGGCCCGATGCAGAGCGCAGCACCCCGAGGCGGTCGTGGGCGGCACCTATACGCCTGTGCCCCACGACACGGGCTTTTACAGCATGTTTCAGTCGGTCTTCGTCCATTACTCCGAGACAAAGCGCGCCGAGCCCGATTACGTAGCCACCCATGCCCTGCTCATAGGAAAGGAGCTTTTCCTCACAAGCGGGGGGTTCGACGAAAGATTCCTCCCCATCCTGGAGGACGTGGAGTTCAGCCACCGGCTGAGACGCCGCGGCGTGCCGCTTCTCATGTGCCCGGGCCTCCTGGTGGAGCACATCTTCGGCTTCACACTGTCGGGCTCGCTCAGGAACGCCTTCCGGAAGGCCCGCTACTGGAGCATCTATTCCCTGGCGAACCGGGACCTCCTCACGGACTCGGGCACCGCATCGCTGGAGCTGAAGGCCAACTCCCTGGCCTGGGCCCTTTCACTGGTGCTCCTCGCCCTGGGCGTCACGGCGGGGAGCGGCTACGCCCTCCTGGCGCTTCTGGCCGTCTGCGGCGCAAACCTCGCCATAAACCGGGGGTTCGCCTCGGCCCTCTTTCGGACGGGTGGAAGGGCCTTCGGCCTCAAGGCCCTCCTTTATTATACGGCGCTCTATCCCCTGGCCGTGGTGGCCGGAGGGTTGACGGGCCTCCTCTGGAGGCGCTGA